From Bacteroidales bacterium, a single genomic window includes:
- a CDS encoding YCF48-related protein, which yields MKKISFSIIFTLITAFAFAQWTWQNPLPQGNSLSSVDFYDTYTGYAAGHLGTILKTGDGGSTWSLLTGTTANDLLSVFTIDANTCIAVGEGGTALKTTDGAASWIALSSGTTKNLRSVYFPDANTGYVVGDSGIILKITTDDTLWTALSGGIFHDLKSVYFTDANTGYAVGDWGTIIKTEDGGAAWTTLPVIWTDFEFESVFFTDEHTGYIAGEQGMVLKTTDSGENWTTIWCGSYNDLKSICFTDANTGYVVGDGGIILKTVNGGTTWSGLTITSNSLSSITFTDENTGYAVGFRGSILKTGNGGITWNDHLSGTNDDLTSVHFPDANTGYAVGFYGSILKTSNGGTDWAVLSDGTTNRIQSVYFIDANTGYIAGGFGTILKTTDGGINWLTLMSGTTDYFESVFFTDENTGYVSGHEGTLMKTTDGGASWTALESGTTGHLYSICFTDALTGYASGGFFTEGLVLKTTDAGTTWDTVLYDAPSILMAISFPDANTGYAVGTQGTILKTSNGGISWTTLSSGTTRDLMSVHFPDSYRGYVVGAGGTILLTINGGANWIAFPAPTEDWLESVYFTDANTGYAVGGSGTILKTINGLLVSNEESSLPGSWFRMYPNPANSRITFASSKKLQGEAIIRIFNVNGQQVMKGICKLQDQAELDVSTLAKGIYIVKIQTKSGIESKKLAIQ from the coding sequence ATGAAAAAAATCAGCTTTTCGATTATTTTCACACTTATTACAGCATTTGCCTTTGCTCAGTGGACATGGCAAAACCCATTACCGCAGGGCAACTCGCTATCATCCGTTGATTTTTATGACACCTATACAGGTTATGCCGCCGGACATCTTGGAACTATCCTGAAAACCGGGGATGGAGGCTCAACCTGGTCATTGTTAACCGGTACGACAGCCAATGATCTGTTATCAGTATTCACGATTGACGCCAATACATGTATAGCCGTGGGCGAAGGTGGAACTGCCCTGAAAACCACCGATGGAGCAGCCAGCTGGATTGCATTAAGCAGTGGAACAACGAAAAATCTGCGCTCGGTTTACTTTCCCGATGCCAATACAGGGTATGTAGTGGGTGATTCCGGAATCATCCTTAAGATCACCACCGACGACACATTATGGACCGCTTTGTCGGGTGGGATCTTTCATGATCTGAAATCAGTTTACTTCACCGATGCCAATACAGGATATGCAGTTGGAGATTGGGGAACCATTATCAAGACCGAAGATGGAGGCGCTGCCTGGACTACTTTACCGGTTATCTGGACAGATTTTGAGTTTGAATCTGTATTCTTTACGGATGAACATACTGGCTATATTGCAGGTGAACAGGGAATGGTGTTGAAAACCACCGATAGTGGTGAAAATTGGACTACAATATGGTGCGGCTCCTACAACGATCTGAAATCAATCTGCTTCACCGATGCCAACACTGGATATGTGGTGGGTGATGGTGGGATCATCTTAAAAACCGTTAATGGAGGAACCACCTGGTCAGGTTTGACTATCACCTCAAATTCGTTATCCTCCATCACCTTTACCGATGAAAATACCGGTTATGCGGTGGGTTTTAGGGGATCAATCCTGAAAACCGGCAATGGAGGTATAACCTGGAATGATCATTTAAGCGGAACAAATGATGACCTGACTTCGGTTCACTTTCCCGATGCCAACACAGGCTATGCAGTAGGATTTTATGGATCTATACTGAAAACCTCGAATGGAGGCACTGATTGGGCCGTTCTGTCGGATGGAACTACCAACAGGATTCAATCTGTATATTTTATCGATGCCAATACAGGGTATATAGCGGGTGGGTTCGGAACGATCCTGAAAACCACTGACGGAGGTATCAATTGGCTTACTTTAATGAGTGGGACTACGGACTATTTTGAATCAGTTTTCTTCACTGATGAAAATACAGGGTATGTATCCGGTCATGAGGGAACCCTCATGAAAACCACCGATGGGGGCGCATCCTGGACTGCCTTGGAAAGCGGAACAACAGGTCATTTATATTCGATTTGCTTTACAGATGCGTTAACAGGGTATGCTTCAGGAGGATTTTTTACTGAAGGGCTTGTCCTGAAAACCACGGATGCTGGAACGACATGGGATACGGTATTATATGATGCACCAAGTATCTTAATGGCGATATCCTTTCCCGATGCCAATACAGGGTATGCGGTGGGGACTCAGGGAACTATCTTAAAAACCAGTAATGGAGGCATATCCTGGACAACTTTGTCGAGTGGAACAACACGGGATTTAATGTCGGTACACTTTCCTGATTCCTATAGAGGGTACGTAGTGGGTGCAGGTGGAACTATACTGTTGACCATCAACGGAGGCGCCAACTGGATCGCTTTTCCGGCCCCGACAGAAGATTGGCTGGAATCAGTTTACTTTACTGATGCCAACACCGGGTACGCCGTGGGGGGATCTGGAACGATCCTGAAGACCATTAATGGATTACTCGTTTCTAATGAGGAATCCAGTTTACCGGGATCATGGTTCAGGATGTATCCCAACCCGGCAAATAGCAGGATCACTTTTGCCAGCAGCAAGAAGCTTCAGGGAGAAGCCATCATTCGCATTTTTAATGTTAATGGTCAACAAGTTATGAAGGGCAT